TTACTTTATTATTGATTATAAATGCATTAATACTCACATCTTTCTATCTACATTTTTTTTACCTTTGCAATCTAATTTTTCTTTATTTAAACTAAAAACGTAATATATTGACAGTTAAAGTAGAAAATTTAACAAAAGTTTACGGAGACCAAAAAGCAATTGATAACATTTCCTTTGAAGTGGTAAAAGGTGATATTGTGGGATTTTTAGGACCAAATGGTGCTGGAAAATCAACAACAATGAAAATAATTTCATGCTACACTCTTCCAACCTCAGGCATTGCTTACGTTAATGACTACAATATTTTTGAAACTTCAATTCAACAAAGAAAACAAATCGGTTATTTACCTGAAAACAATCCCCTTTACGAAACAATGTATATCAAAGAGTTCCTGCTATTCATTGCACGAATTCAAGGATTGACAAAAGGTAATAACAAAAGAATAGATGAATTAATTTCCCTAACAGGATTGGAAAGTGAAAAAAAGAAAAAAATAAGTGAATTGTCAAAAGGTTACAGGCAACGAGTAGGACTTGCTCAGGCATTGATTCATGACCCTGAAGTATTACTTCTCGATGAGCCTACCTCCGGTTTAGACCCAAATCAAGTAATTGACATCAGGAATCTTATAAAGGAAATTGGAAAAACAAAAACCATCATTTTATCTTCCCACATTATGCAAGAAGTACAAGCAATGTGCAACAGAGTGATAATTATTAACAAAGGGAAAATAATTGCTGATGACAAAACCGATGTTCTTTTGAGCAAAGTAAGTACAAAAAACACATTTAAAGTAAAATTTAAGAACATAGTAAAAGAAGCTGAAATTCAGGATATTTCCGGAGTAGAACAAATCCACAGTAATGGAGAATATTGGGAAATAGCTTCTAAAGATGATGATATTAATGAGCAACTATTTCATTTTGCAGTAAAGTCAAAAAATATAATTCTTGAAATGACTCGGAAAACTGAAAATCTTGAAAAAGTATTTCAAAAACTTACAATCAGCACTTCAAAAAATTAAAAAATGTTTGCAATATTTTTAAAAGAAATAAGAAGTTTTTTCAGTTCAATAATTGCCTATGTAGTTATATCTGTTTTCCTTATCGCAAACGGAATTTTCCTTTGGATAATCCCTGAAACAAGTATATTTGATTATGGATATTCAACACTAAATCAATTATTTGAAATCGCTCCTTGGGTTTTTCTATTTCTCATCCCCGCAATTACAATGAGGTTATTTGCCGAAGAAAGAAAGTCAGGAACATTTGAAATAATTCTTACAAAACCAGTTTCAGATTACAGCATTATTTTAGGGAAATACTTTGCAGGACTTGCTCTCGTAATTTTTTCATTACTCCCTACCCTACTCTATTTTATTACAGTTTATCTTTTA
Above is a window of Bacteroidota bacterium DNA encoding:
- the gldF gene encoding gliding motility-associated ABC transporter permease subunit GldF, which encodes MFAIFLKEIRSFFSSIIAYVVISVFLIANGIFLWIIPETSIFDYGYSTLNQLFEIAPWVFLFLIPAITMRLFAEERKSGTFEIILTKPVSDYSIILGKYFAGLALVIFSLLPTLLYFITVYLLSSPIGNMDIGGTWGSYLGLFFLGGIYVAIGVFASSINDNQIISFIISLFLCFFFYTLIDMLRTVTNISPIDPVLDYLSINTHYMSISRGVIDTRDIVYFISSIGFFIILTKMVIEKRKW
- a CDS encoding ATP-binding cassette domain-containing protein codes for the protein MTVKVENLTKVYGDQKAIDNISFEVVKGDIVGFLGPNGAGKSTTMKIISCYTLPTSGIAYVNDYNIFETSIQQRKQIGYLPENNPLYETMYIKEFLLFIARIQGLTKGNNKRIDELISLTGLESEKKKKISELSKGYRQRVGLAQALIHDPEVLLLDEPTSGLDPNQVIDIRNLIKEIGKTKTIILSSHIMQEVQAMCNRVIIINKGKIIADDKTDVLLSKVSTKNTFKVKFKNIVKEAEIQDISGVEQIHSNGEYWEIASKDDDINEQLFHFAVKSKNIILEMTRKTENLEKVFQKLTISTSKN